In Nitrospiraceae bacterium, one genomic interval encodes:
- a CDS encoding glycosyltransferase → MKVLHVGNIANNAYNNVKFLRRKGVEADVLCHDYRHVMAQPEWEDATFSGVVDEYEPDWTSMDLGNFRRPAWFKQETLCRGGILRKQLFKGQFRMERLAFQLPTLWFWLMTKHLECKRTGSSPTPRMLDLWSHACHRKRFEEWFKGYDLIQAYSTDPIDAWMFADGRPYVAFEHGTMREIPFEHSARGRLLTLAYRQAGKVVITNPDVVAAAQRLGLKNFLFIPHPVDETKYRPLHTSLRESLVDRYQADLILFAPSRHNWALKGNDVVLKAFARCIKSFPGRLILILNEWGQEVEESKALIETLGIGSRVVWTPPLNKMMLIEYYNAVDVVLDQFTIGTFGTVTPEAMACGKPVMLHFSREVHEWCYGEMPPVVSARTEDQIFDRLMELLSSPGHRAALGQASREWVEKYHGWELVADRHIEVYRELLQR, encoded by the coding sequence ATGAAAGTACTCCATGTGGGGAACATCGCGAACAACGCGTACAACAACGTGAAATTCTTGCGTCGCAAGGGTGTTGAAGCCGACGTATTGTGTCATGACTATCGACACGTGATGGCTCAGCCGGAATGGGAAGATGCGACCTTTTCTGGAGTGGTCGACGAGTATGAGCCGGATTGGACGTCGATGGATCTGGGTAATTTTCGTCGACCCGCATGGTTCAAACAGGAAACGCTATGCAGAGGAGGGATTCTTCGGAAACAACTCTTCAAAGGGCAATTTAGGATGGAGCGCTTGGCCTTTCAATTGCCTACCTTGTGGTTTTGGCTCATGACCAAACATCTGGAATGCAAAAGGACAGGAAGTTCTCCGACCCCCCGCATGCTGGACCTCTGGAGCCATGCCTGCCACAGAAAGCGATTCGAAGAATGGTTTAAAGGGTACGATTTGATTCAGGCGTATTCGACGGATCCTATCGATGCGTGGATGTTTGCCGATGGCCGGCCTTATGTGGCGTTCGAGCACGGGACGATGCGGGAGATTCCCTTTGAGCACAGTGCGCGGGGTCGATTGTTGACCCTCGCCTACCGGCAGGCCGGCAAGGTGGTGATCACGAATCCCGACGTCGTCGCTGCAGCCCAACGCCTCGGCTTGAAAAATTTCCTGTTTATTCCGCACCCCGTCGATGAAACGAAGTATCGCCCGCTGCACACATCGTTGCGCGAGTCGCTGGTCGATCGTTACCAAGCTGATCTGATTCTTTTCGCTCCCTCGAGGCATAACTGGGCTTTGAAGGGAAATGATGTGGTGCTCAAGGCGTTCGCCCGGTGCATAAAGTCTTTCCCGGGACGATTAATCTTGATTTTGAACGAGTGGGGCCAAGAGGTGGAAGAATCGAAGGCCTTAATCGAGACACTCGGAATCGGCAGCCGCGTCGTCTGGACTCCGCCGCTGAACAAGATGATGCTGATCGAGTACTACAACGCGGTTGACGTGGTTTTGGATCAATTCACCATCGGGACATTCGGCACCGTGACACCTGAGGCTATGGCGTGCGGGAAGCCGGTCATGCTGCACTTTTCCCGCGAAGTCCATGAATGGTGCTATGGCGAGATGCCGCCGGTGGTCTCGGCAAGGACGGAGGACCAGATCTTCGACCGGCTCATGGAATTGCTGAGTAGTCCGGGTCACCGCGCGGCCCTTGGGCAAGCCTCACGGGAGTGGGTAGAAAAGTATCACGGATGGGAATTGGTGGCGGATCGACACATTGAAGTCTATCGCGAGTTGCTACAACGATGA
- a CDS encoding glycosyltransferase, with product MSRTQQWLKLAGECVILPFFVVIVVCVCWPWVAVKQRGKEAGYKPKIIWGPTPIINIATNAAADRLYGYQSDTLVYRPYYITNEFTFNLERWWKHKLLALFIPWGVFIWAVFRYDIFQLYFDGGFLNRTIGKRLEFPLLRLLGKKVVVSAYGADVRTESKTRALGAYNCCLDCTQRLIACICDDAKAQKNLVHVHRYAHVTLSMGDMTEYTPGSRNDMFYWAIDLKKWPYVGVSLSSRPVRIVHAPNHPQFKGSRFLFECVRELKAEGYPVELDVVTGMSHAEAMEIYKRADIVADQFLIGWHGNFAVEGMALGKPVVAYIRKPELYLPKGLGCPIVSANPDSLKQTLVSLIEDPERRRELGVQGRQYIEQVFSLERVGERMTRLYDQLGFARPMMEGVR from the coding sequence ATGAGCAGGACTCAGCAATGGCTCAAGTTGGCCGGAGAGTGTGTGATCCTTCCGTTTTTCGTCGTGATCGTCGTGTGCGTGTGCTGGCCTTGGGTGGCTGTGAAACAAAGAGGGAAAGAAGCCGGGTACAAGCCAAAGATTATTTGGGGGCCGACGCCGATCATCAATATCGCAACGAACGCGGCCGCCGATCGGCTCTACGGGTATCAAAGCGACACGCTCGTCTATCGGCCCTACTATATTACAAATGAATTTACGTTCAATTTGGAGCGGTGGTGGAAACATAAGCTACTTGCTCTTTTTATTCCCTGGGGCGTGTTCATTTGGGCTGTGTTTCGGTACGACATCTTTCAACTGTATTTTGACGGGGGATTTCTGAACCGAACCATCGGGAAGCGGCTGGAGTTTCCGTTGTTGAGACTACTGGGGAAAAAAGTGGTTGTCTCTGCCTATGGAGCGGATGTCCGTACGGAATCCAAGACACGTGCACTGGGAGCGTACAACTGTTGTCTCGATTGCACACAGCGCCTGATCGCCTGCATTTGTGACGACGCGAAGGCCCAGAAGAATCTGGTGCATGTCCATCGCTACGCACATGTTACGTTGTCGATGGGCGATATGACCGAATACACACCGGGAAGCCGCAACGACATGTTTTACTGGGCGATCGACTTGAAAAAGTGGCCGTATGTGGGTGTTTCCCTCTCGAGCCGACCAGTCCGCATCGTGCACGCGCCGAATCATCCCCAATTTAAGGGATCGCGGTTTCTGTTTGAGTGTGTCAGGGAGCTCAAGGCGGAAGGGTATCCCGTAGAACTTGATGTGGTGACAGGCATGAGTCATGCCGAGGCGATGGAAATCTATAAGAGAGCCGATATCGTCGCTGATCAGTTTCTCATCGGGTGGCATGGGAATTTTGCGGTTGAGGGAATGGCGCTGGGAAAGCCCGTCGTTGCGTACATTCGGAAACCCGAGTTGTACCTTCCCAAGGGTCTAGGATGTCCGATCGTCAGTGCGAACCCCGATTCTCTGAAACAGACATTGGTGTCGCTCATCGAGGATCCGGAGCGGCGTCGGGAACTGGGAGTCCAAGGCCGTCAGTATATCGAGCAGGTATTTTCGCTTGAGCGCGTTGGAGAACGAATGACCCGTCTCTATGATCAACTGGGATTTGCAAGACCAATGATGGAGGGAGTGCGATGA